The proteins below come from a single Musa acuminata AAA Group cultivar baxijiao unplaced genomic scaffold, Cavendish_Baxijiao_AAA HiC_scaffold_1089, whole genome shotgun sequence genomic window:
- the LOC135666389 gene encoding uncharacterized protein LOC135666389 translates to MQHHQRSPHRTVIQMYRGGSSYASGSRSATRRHVDYGRTYVAWPKGRHRATIVWLHGLGDNGASWYQLLETLPLPNIKWICPTAPTRPVSLFGGFPCAAWFDIADPSQDGPDDADGLEASAAHIANLLSSEPADVKLGIGGFSMGAATALYSASCFAHGRYGNGGRYPINLSAVVGLSGWLPCSRSLKTKVESSQEAARRAASLPLLLCHGTGDGVVPYKQGERSAETLRMSGFRNLTFEAYNGLEHYTIPEEMDAVCKWITARLQLDGSRA, encoded by the exons ATGCAACATCACCAGCGCTCCCCGCACAGGACGGTGATCCAAATGTACCGCGGCGGCAGCTCGTACGCCTCCG GTTCGAGGAGTGCGACCAGGAGGCATGTCGACTACGGGAGGACTTACGTTGCCTGGCCGAAGGGCAGACATCGGGCCACCATCGTCTGGCTTCACGGTTTAGGAGACAATGGCGCAAG CTGGTACCAGCTCCTGGAAACCCTTCCTCTGCCAAAC ATCAAGTGGATATGTCCTACTGCTCCTACCCGACCTGTGTCTCTTTTTGGTGGATTTCCATGCGCAGCAT GGTTCGACATTGCGGACCCTTCACAGGATGGTCCTGATGACGCCGATGGATTGGAAGCTTCAGCAGCACATATCGCAAATCTTTTGTCGTCTGAGCCAGCTGATG TAAAACTTGGAATCGGTGGGTTCAGTATGGGTGCCGCGACTGCCTTGTATTCTGCTTCTTGCTTCGCACATGGAAGATACGGAAATGGAGGCCGATATCCCATAAACCTCAGTGCAGTCGTTGGTCTCAGCGGCTGGCTTCCCTGTTCCAG GAGCTTGAAGACCAAGGTGGAAAGCTCACAGGAAGCTGCAAGGCGAGCTGCCTCCTTGCCACTTTTGCTGTGTCATGGAACAG GGGATGGAGTGGTTCCCTATAAACAGGGAGAAAGGTCTGCGGAGACGTTAAGGATGTCGGGGTTTCGAAATCTCACGTTTGAAGCCTACAATGG ACTCGAGCATTATACGATTCCGGAGGAAATGGATGCCGTCTGCAAGTGGATCACCGCGAGGCTGCAGCTCGATGGgtctcgcgcttga
- the LOC135666394 gene encoding GTP-binding nuclear protein Ran-3-like, translating into MALPNQQTVDYPSFKLVLVGDGGTGKTTFVKRHLTGEFEKKYEPTIGVEVHPLDFFTNCGKIRFYCWDTAGQEKFGGLRDGYYIHGQCAIIMFDVTARLTYKNVPTWHRDLCRVCENIPIVLCGNKVDVKNRQVKAKQVTFHRKKNLQYYEISAKSNYNFEKPFLYLARKLAGDQNLHFVESPALAPPEVQIDLAAQQQHEAELAAAAAQPLPDDDDDLLI; encoded by the exons TTCTCGTTGGTGATGGAGGAACTG GGAAAACTACCTTTGTGAAGAGGCATCTTACTGGTGAATTCGAGAAGAAGTATGAGC CTACCATTGGTGTTGAGGTCCATCCGTTGGATTTCTTTACAAACTGTGGGAAGATCAGATTCTATTGCTGGGACACAGCTGGCCAAGAGAAATTTGGTGGTCTCAGGGATGGATACTA CATTCATGGTCAATGTGCTATTATCATGTTCGATGTCACCGCCAGGTTAACATACAAAAATGTCCCGACATGGCACCGGGATCTATGCAG GGTCTGTGAGAATATTCCTATTGTTCTCTGTGGAAACAAGGTTGATGTGAAGAACAGGCAGGTTAAAGCAAAGCAAGTTACATTCCACAGGAAGAAGAACCTTCAATATTATGAGATTTCGGCAAAGAGCAATTACAACTTTGAGAAGCCCTTCCTTTATCTTGCTAGAAAACTTGCTGG GGACCAAAACCTTCACTTTGTCGAATCACCTGCTCTTGCGCCTCCAGAAGTCCAGATTGACCTTGCCGCACAGCAACA ACATGAAGCGGAGTTGGCTGCAGCTGCTGCCCAACCTCTtcctgatgacgatgatgatttaTTAATTTGA